The following DNA comes from Moritella sp. 24.
CGGGTAGTTATGGAGATTACTCATTTGGAGGATTAGTACTGAACAGTTTTTGGATTATTAATAATATGATGGCGATGTGGGGCATGATCGCCGCAGCATTTTGGACACCACCAACAGAAAAAACACAAGAACAAGAAGCAGAGGGACTTGAATATGGCGTTTAAACAGAATTTACTTAAGGCGCGCCACCATTTTGTATTTATTGGTGGGTTAGTGACTGCATTAGTCATTGCTTTTACGATTGAAACACGTGAATACACACAAGTATTAGGTAACTTATCTTTTACGACAGAAGAGCCTATTCCATTACGTGAGAGCCGTATTCTAACTGAAGAAGAATATGAATGGGCAAAAACAGCATGGCGTTATTTTGATAATAATGTTCAGCCAAATACAGGGTTAGTTAATTCAGTTGATGGTTATCCGTCAACAACAATGTGGGATACCGCGTCTTATCTAATGGGACTTATTGGTGCTGAAAAGTTAAATATTGTTAGCCAAGCTGAATTCGATTTAAAAATGGAAAAAGTACTACATACATTAGCACGTTTACCTTTGATCGAAGGCAAGTTACCAAATAAAGCCTATAACACGAAAACATTAGAGATGGTGGATTATGCCAATAACCCTGTTGCAGAGGGTATCGGTTGGTCTGCTATTGATATTGGCCGTATTTTAGTTCCTCTGAACATTCTTATTTGGCAATACCCTGATTATAACAAGCAAGTGAATGATATTTTGAATCACTGGCATGTGAGTACACTCATCGATAAAGGTTATCTGTACGGTTCTCGTCCTGCTAAAACAGGTGGATTAGAATTGGTTCAAGAAGGCCGTATCGGTTATGAAGAATATGCATCAAAAGCCTTATCTTTAATGGGATTAGATGTTTTTAATGCAATGAAATATATTGATTATTTAGAAATGGTTAACATTGATGGTGTTGATATTCCAACCGACCGCCGTGACCCCGCTAAATATCACGCGCACAACTACGTGGTCAGTGAATCGTATATCTTGGATAGCTTAGAGTTTGGCGCTGATAGTATTTCAGAAATCTTTGCTTATCGTGTCTATAAAGCGCAAGAAAATCGTTTCGAACGTTTAGGTATTCTAACCGCGGTAAGTGAGGATAATGTCGACGTTGCTCCTTACTTTGTTTATAACACCGTGTTTTCTGATGGTAAGGAATGGAATGCTATTTCAGATTCAGGTGAAGATGCGTCACATTTAAAGACTTTATCTACAAAAGCTTCCTTCGGTTGGTACGCATTGTACGATACTGAATATACCGAGCAATTAATAGGTGGCGTCAAAGACCTGTATTCAGTACAAAAAGGTTGGTACTCAGGTCGTTACGAAAGCGATGGCAGTCTTAACAAGGCGATTACAGCAAATACCAATGGTATTATTCTAGAATCTCTCGCCTATGTTCAAAATGGTACTTTATTACGTGTTGGTGCGAGATAGTTTGCATATCATAGGGAGTTTAATATGCGGATAGCGATTGTTTGCCTGACTGGGTTACTGGTCTCTGGTTGTGGCAGTAAATATAATAATTTTTCAGATGACATCGTTGATAGAAAAAATCACTGGTCGATCCCACCTGCACGTCAAGGCGACTTGACTGAAAAAGAAATGGATATGGCGCGAATTGCCTGGAAATATTTTGAGAATAATTATCAAGAATCAACTGGTTTAGTGAATGCGGTAAATGATTACCCTTCTGTTACTTGGTGGGATGCCGCTTCTTATTTGGCTGGGATGACGAGTGCGTTAGAGCTTGGCATTATTGAGAAAGAAGAGTTTGATCGTCGTATCATTCGTTTTGTTACCACGCTAAATACGATGGATTTATTCCGTGGCGAGATGCCAAATAAGGCTTATAACACCCAAAATGCGGCAAAAGTGGATTATGCCAATCAGCCCGGTGAAATTGGCTATTCAGCTTTAGATTTAGGGCGTTTATTAATTTGGTTACATTTAATTAAAAATCGTTATCCAGAATACGCAACTGGTATTGATTCTGCTGTGTTACGTTGGAATTTCTGCAACATCGTTGACGATACTGGCACAATGTTTGGTGCATTACTTGAAAAAGACAAGCCTGTTCAGTATCTGCAAGAAGGCCGTTTAGGCTACGAAGAATATGCGGCAAAAGGATTCCAATTGTGGGGCTTCGATACCAAACGCGCATCAATGCCAGAACCATATAACACTATTAATTTATATGGTTATGATGTGCCTTATGATACTCGCGATCCACGAAAATTAAAGGCCCATAGTTATGTAGTAACAGAGAGTTACGTACTTGATGGGATTGAGTTGGGTTGGGATTTATCGACGGATCACTCTGGTCCTGATACGTCTTACTCAAATGAATGGATGGCAGAGTTTGCACTACAGATATATCGTGTACAGGAAGCGAGATATGAAGCGACTGGTATCATTACCGCACGTACGGAGCATCAGTTAGCTGGCGCGCCTTACTTTGTTTATGACACGATTTATACTGATGGTTATGCATGGAACACTATCTCAGAAAACGGTGATTTTTTACCGCAATATTCAGCGGTTGCAGTGAAAGGTGCGATGGGGATATGGGCATTATGGGATACAGAGTATACAGATCTCTTGTTTGATCACATTTCTCACTTATATGATCGTGAAAAAGGCTTCTATGAAGGTATCTTTGAAAACGGTACTGGCTTAATTAATACTTTCACATCAAATAATAACGGTATTTTACTCGAAATATTATTGTTTAAACAACAAGGTAAATTGATGAGATACCAGAGCAAGCCTTTACCAAGTTTATGGGATAAAGCATTAGAATCACCATTTGGTTATGAGGGGCAGTGCTTACCTCGTAAAATATAATACCGTGGTGGGTGACTTAAGGAACGAGTTTACATGTTGAGCAAACTAATGGTGGCATGCTCTGCAGTATTATTAACCTCATGTGGGGTTGTATACCAAAGCGTGGAAGAGGGGATTACATCATTTAATGCATCTCAAATCATCCGACAGGGACGCTTTGGTGAATTAAATGAAGATGAATTGCAGTGGGCGCAAACTGCATGGCTATATGTTGAAAATAATACCCAGTTAAAAACAGGATTAGTGAATTCGCTCGATAATTTTCCAAGTACAAATATGAGTGCATTAGCAGATTATTTGATTGCGTTAATTGCGGCACAGGAGTTCGAATTAATCACCAGTAAAGAATATGATGAGCGTTTATCATTGGTTATTACGTTCTTAGTTGAGATGCCACTAAGCCAAGTCTCGGTACCTAATTTAGCGTATTCAACAAGTTCTGGTGAAATGATTGATTATGGCATGCAACCAAATGACATTGGCTGGTCATCTGTTGATATTGGTCGATTGTTGATCGCTCTCGCGTTGGTTAAGCAACGTAATCAAGAGTTTTCAGAATACATTGATAAAGCGGTATTACGTTGGAATTTTTGTGAGCTAGTGAATGAAGAAGGTTCATTATTTGCAGGTTCAATT
Coding sequences within:
- a CDS encoding DUF3131 domain-containing protein, with the protein product MAFKQNLLKARHHFVFIGGLVTALVIAFTIETREYTQVLGNLSFTTEEPIPLRESRILTEEEYEWAKTAWRYFDNNVQPNTGLVNSVDGYPSTTMWDTASYLMGLIGAEKLNIVSQAEFDLKMEKVLHTLARLPLIEGKLPNKAYNTKTLEMVDYANNPVAEGIGWSAIDIGRILVPLNILIWQYPDYNKQVNDILNHWHVSTLIDKGYLYGSRPAKTGGLELVQEGRIGYEEYASKALSLMGLDVFNAMKYIDYLEMVNIDGVDIPTDRRDPAKYHAHNYVVSESYILDSLEFGADSISEIFAYRVYKAQENRFERLGILTAVSEDNVDVAPYFVYNTVFSDGKEWNAISDSGEDASHLKTLSTKASFGWYALYDTEYTEQLIGGVKDLYSVQKGWYSGRYESDGSLNKAITANTNGIILESLAYVQNGTLLRVGAR
- a CDS encoding DUF3131 domain-containing protein; protein product: MRIAIVCLTGLLVSGCGSKYNNFSDDIVDRKNHWSIPPARQGDLTEKEMDMARIAWKYFENNYQESTGLVNAVNDYPSVTWWDAASYLAGMTSALELGIIEKEEFDRRIIRFVTTLNTMDLFRGEMPNKAYNTQNAAKVDYANQPGEIGYSALDLGRLLIWLHLIKNRYPEYATGIDSAVLRWNFCNIVDDTGTMFGALLEKDKPVQYLQEGRLGYEEYAAKGFQLWGFDTKRASMPEPYNTINLYGYDVPYDTRDPRKLKAHSYVVTESYVLDGIELGWDLSTDHSGPDTSYSNEWMAEFALQIYRVQEARYEATGIITARTEHQLAGAPYFVYDTIYTDGYAWNTISENGDFLPQYSAVAVKGAMGIWALWDTEYTDLLFDHISHLYDREKGFYEGIFENGTGLINTFTSNNNGILLEILLFKQQGKLMRYQSKPLPSLWDKALESPFGYEGQCLPRKI